The Cyprinus carpio isolate SPL01 chromosome A9, ASM1834038v1, whole genome shotgun sequence genome window below encodes:
- the LOC109074944 gene encoding charged multivesicular body protein 2b-like — translation MASLFKKKTVDDIIKEQSKELRGTQRQITRDRAALERQEKQMEMEIKKMAKTGNREACKILAKQLVQLRKQKNRTYAVSSKVTSMSTQTKVMNSQMKMAGAMSTTAKTMQTVNKRLDPKKTIETMHDFQKENLKIEMTEDMINNTLDEIFDESGDEEECQDIMNQVLDEIGIEISGKMVRAPSAGKILPGASPAKSKAATISDAEIERQLKALGMD, via the exons ATGGCATCTCTGTTTAAAAAGAAGACGGTCGACG ATATCATTAAAGAGCAGTCCAAAGAGCTGAGAGGCACCCAGAGACAGATCACCAGAGACAGAGCTGCCCTGGAGAGACAGGAGAAGCAAATG gaaatggaaataaaaaaaatggccaaGACTGGAAACCGAGAAGCTTGCAAGATACTAGCCAAACAGCTCGTACAGCTCAGAAAACAGAAGAACCGAACCTACGCCGTGAGCTCTAAAGTCACATCCATGTCCACGCAGACCAAGGTCATGAACTCTCAGATGAAGATGGCTGGTGCCATGTCTACCACAGCGAAG acTATGCAGACTGTCAATAAAAGATTGGACCCCAAGAAGACGATAGAGACGATGCATGACTTCCAGAAAGAGaacttaaaaatagaaatgacGGAGGACATGA TCAACAATACGCTGGATGAGATTTTTGATGAATCGGGCGATGAGGAAGAATGCCAGGACATCATGAACCAGGTGCTGGATGAGATCGGCATAGAGATCTCAGGAAAG ATGGTAAGAGCCCCCTCAGCAGGAAAGATCCTCCCTGGTGCCTCCCCAGCAAAGTCTAAAGCGGCCACTATCTCAGACGCCGAGATTGAGAGACAGCTGAAGGCTCTGGGAATGGACTAA
- the LOC109091913 gene encoding transcription cofactor vestigial-like protein 3: MSCLDVMYHQSYGAHHYLPATSAAAAAAAYKAAYYHHHHQHHQQHHQQQQQKKFSAYSRMQDSEEFRSDCGQSKQPGALKPRPEPELPPEEEQSAGEEERCKETQPAEAEYLSARCVVFTYFRGDIGDVVDEHFSRALSQPSAFSNDAKTGTLHSGGPWKEGNSHSEGQPLPSSLWGGGYPSQTSSHPDFPHAAAFHPADTGLWSSHGLPPPSALTDSWHYGLGAQGGAGYPHVHEMYPHMHPRHPHAHSHTHHVLHHAHSPALDPCFSPLLLPGVRASCSPTSCADGIKTELEPSSIANWPTSFHGSVDICHDTVLEQDKAKASVWF; encoded by the exons ATGAGCTGTTTGGATGTTATGTATCATCAGAGTTATGGAGCTCATCACTACCTGCCCGCgacttcagcagcagcagcagcagcggcttACAAAGCGGCATattaccaccaccaccatcagcaCCATCAGCAGCACCATCAGCAGCAGCAG cAGAAGAAGTTCAGTGCCTACAGCAGGATGCAGGACTCTGAGGAGTTTCGCTCTGACTGTGGCCAGAGTAAGCAGCCTGGAGCGCTGAAGCCCCGTCCTGAGCCTGAGCTCCCACCAGAGGAGGAGCAGAGCGCTGGCGAAGAGGAGCGCTGCAAGGAGACGCAGCCCGCCGAGGCCGAGTACTTGAGCGCCAGGTGTGTGGTGTTCACCTATTTCCGCGGAGACATCGGGGATGTGGTGGACGAGCATTTCTCACGTGCGTTGAGCCAGCCCAGCGCCTTCAGCAATGATGCCAAGACCGGCACACTACACTCTGGAGGACCATGGAAAG AGG gaaactCCCACTCTGAGGGTCAACCTTTACCGTCGTCCCTGTGGGGTGGTGGCTACCCTTCTCAGACCTCCTCTCACCCTGACTTCCCCCACGCCGCTGCCTTCCACCCTGCAGACACTGGGCTCTGGAGCAGCCACGGCTTGCCCCCTCCCTCTGCTCTTACTGACTCTTGGCACTACGGCCTGGGAGCCCAGGGTGGAGCGGGATACCCTCACGTTCACGAGATGTACCCTCACATGCACCCCCGCCACCCGCATGCACATTCCCACACCCACCACGTGCTCCATCACGCTCACAGCCCCGCTCTGGACCCCTGCTTCAGCCCGCTTCTGCTGCCCGGTGTAAGAGCGTCTTGTAGCCCGACGTCCTGCGCAGACGGAATCAAAACTGAGCTGGAACCGAGTAGCATCGCAAACTGGCCCACTTCTTTCCATGGGTCAGTGGACATCTGTCATGATACAG TGCTTGAGCAAGACAAAGCGAAGGCCAGTGTTTGGTTCTGA